One window of Thermacetogenium phaeum DSM 12270 genomic DNA carries:
- a CDS encoding type II toxin-antitoxin system HicB family antitoxin encodes MARFIVYLEPAEEGGYIASVPALPGCVTQGETKEEALAMAEDAIRGYIESLKKHGEPLPFGFEKAEVETITVDVA; translated from the coding sequence CTTGAACCAGCCGAGGAAGGAGGCTATATCGCTTCTGTGCCGGCATTACCTGGTTGCGTCACCCAGGGGGAAACGAAGGAAGAGGCTTTGGCTATGGCTGAAGACGCCATCAGGGGGTATATCGAGAGCTTGAAAAAACATGGAGAGCCGCTCCCTTTTGGCTTTGAGAAAGCGGAAGTAGAGACTATCACAGTTGATGTGGCCTA